A window from Panicum virgatum chloroplast, complete genome encodes these proteins:
- the rps7 gene encoding ribosomal protein S7: MSRRGTAEKRTAKSDPIFRNRLVNMVVNRIMKDGKKSLAYQILYRAVKKIQQKTETNPLLVLRQAIRRVTPNIGVKTRRNKKGSTRKVPIEIGSKQGRALAIRWLLEASQKRPGRNMAFKLSSELVDAAKGSGGAIRKKEATHRMAEANRALAHFR, from the coding sequence ATGTCACGTCGAGGTACTGCAGAAAAAAGAACCGCAAAATCCGATCCAATTTTTCGTAATCGATTAGTTAACATGGTGGTTAACCGTATTATGAAAGACGGAAAAAAATCATTGGCTTATCAAATTCTCTATCGAGCCGTGAAAAAGATTCAACAAAAGACAGAAACAAATCCACTATTGGTTTTACGTCAAGCAATACGTAGAGTAACTCCCAATATAGGAGTAAAAACAAGACGTAATAAAAAAGGATCGACGCGGAAAGTTCCGATTGAAATAGGATCTAAACAAGGAAGAGCACTTGCCATTCGTTGGTTATTAGAAGCATCCCAAAAGCGTCCGGGTCGAAATATGGCTTTCAAATTAAGTTCCGAATTAGTAGATGCTGCCAAAGGGAGTGGGGGTGCCATACGCAAAAAGGAAGCGACTCATAGAATGGCAGAGGCAAATAGAGCTCTTGCACATTTTCGTTAA